In Papaver somniferum cultivar HN1 chromosome 1, ASM357369v1, whole genome shotgun sequence, a genomic segment contains:
- the LOC113297044 gene encoding uncharacterized protein LOC113297044, with translation MQVSSTSFRVRVLQLNPTKSRYDDSVISIGTPSVPTLPSNVDFISSPANPFVKHCLKLRQSSSYRHSHSSVIVVGTNPIREITNFQELVEGKPTTVDCLLVLDGVEVPKGLSYSSMRIVRVSSTVMKKVSGVQSIDSIEAVALMRIPTSFCNLNDNQKEANVHNLFTSPRRILVLDGIQDPGNLGALLRSAIAFGWDGVFMLPGCCDPFNDKALRAARGASFQIPIVAGNWAHLESLKKEKKMKMLAAHPESDQGPKSSSPLSRELAKALMDKHLCLIMGSEGNGLSEESKQASELITIPMAGNFESLNVSVAGGIFLFMLQSRNQTLV, from the exons ATGCAAGTATCTTCAACTAGCTTCCGAGTTAGGGTTTTACAGTTAAACCCTACAAAAAGCAGATACGATGACTCGGTTATCAGTATTGGTACCCCGTCTGTTCCAACTTTACCTTCTAATGTTGATTTCATTTCCAGTCCTGCAAACCCATTTGTAAAACATTGCTTAAAGCTCCGCCAAAGCTCGTCTTATCGGCATTCTCATTCCTCTGTTATTGTTGTTGGTACAAACCCCATCAG GGAAATTACCAATTTCCAAGAATTGGTAGAAGGAAAACCTACTACTGTGGATTGTTTACTTGTGCTGGATGGTGTTGAAGTTCCTAAAGGCTTGTCTTATTCGTCTATGCGTATTGTTCGTGTGAGTTCTACTGTGATGAAAAAAGTATCTGGGGTTCAATCAATTGATTCTATTGAAGCAGTAGCTCTAATGAGAATTCCAACCAGTTTCTGCAATTTAAATGATAACCAGAAAGAAGCTAATGTTCATAATTTGTTCACTTCGCCTCGTCGGATTCTAGTTCTTGATGGAATCCAG GATCCTGGTAACCTGGGTGCATTACTTAGATCTGCCATAGCGTTTGGATGG GATGGGGTGTTTATGCTTCCTGGATGTTGCGATCCTTTCAACGACAAAGCACTTCGAGCGGCTAGAGGAGCTTCCTTTCAAATTCCTATAGTTGCTGGTAATTGGGCTCATTTGGAAAGTctcaagaaggaaaaaaaaatgaagatgctGGCTGCCCATCCAGAGAGTGACCAAGGACCGAAATCCTCATCTCCACTTTCCCGAGAACTTGCAAAGGCATTGATGGATAAACACTTGTGCTTGATAATGGGCAGTGAAGGAAACGGTCTTTCAGAGGAATCTAAACAAGCTTCTGAGCTCATTACCATACCAATGGCAGGAAATTTTGAGTCTCTTAATGTTTCAGTTGCCGGAGGCATTTTCTTGTTTATGCTACAATCTCGAAACCAAACATTAGTCTAA